A single Lynx canadensis isolate LIC74 chromosome D2, mLynCan4.pri.v2, whole genome shotgun sequence DNA region contains:
- the PRDX3 gene encoding thioredoxin-dependent peroxide reductase, mitochondrial, whose product MAAAVGRFLRASVARHVSAIPWGISASAALRPAASRRTCLTNVLWSGSAQAKLAFSTSSSYHAPAVTQHAPYFKGTAVVNGEFKDLSLDDFKGKYLVLFFYPLDFTFVCPTEIVAFSDKANEFHDVNCEVVAVSVDSHFTHLAWINTPRKNGGLGHMNIALLSDLTKQISRDYGVLLEGPGIALRGLFIIDPNGVIKHLSVNDLPVGRSVEETLRLVKAFQFVETHGEVCPANWTPDSPTIKPHPAASKEYFEKVNQ is encoded by the exons ATGGCGGCCGCGGTGGGAAGGTTTCTCCGGGCCTCG GTTGCCCGACATGTGAGTGCTATTCCTTGGGGTATCTCTGCCTCTGCAGCCCTTCGACCTGCTGCTTCCCGAAGAACATGCTTAACAAACGTATTGTGGTCTGGTTCTGCTCAAGCAAAATTGGCTTTTAGCACCA GTTCTTCGTACCATGCTCCTGCCGTCACCCAGCACGCACCCTATTTTAAGGGCACTGCCGTTGTCAACGGAGAGTTCAAAGACCTAAGCCTTGATGACTTTAAGGGGAAATATTTGGTGCTTTTCTTCTATCCTTTGGACTT CACCTTTGTGTGTCCTACCGAAATTGTTGCTTTTAGCGACAAAGCCAATGAGTTTCACGATGTGAACTGTGAAGTTGTTGCAGTTTCGGTGGATTCCCACTTCACCCATCTTGCCTGGATAAACACACCAAGGAAG AATGGCGGTCTGGGCCACATGAACATCGCACTCTTGTCAGACTTGACTAAACAGATTTCCCGAGACTACGGCGTGCTGTTAGAAGGCCCTGGTATTGCTCTAAG AGGTCTCTTCATAATTGACCCCAATGGAGTCATCAAGCATTTGAGTGTCAATGATCTCCCTGTGGGCCGAAGTGTGGAAGAGACCCTCCGTTTGGTGAAGGCATTCCAGTTTGTGGAAACCCATGGAGAAGTCTGCCCAGCAAACTGGACCCCGGATTCTCCTACA ATCAAGCCACATCCAGCTGCTTCCAAAGAGTACTTTGAGAAGGTAAATCAGTAG